One Glycine max cultivar Williams 82 chromosome 6, Glycine_max_v4.0, whole genome shotgun sequence DNA segment encodes these proteins:
- the LOC100814370 gene encoding endoglucanase 8, producing the protein MSSKVLLLVTMTMMIVIVTMTRAASINYAEALAKSILFFEGQRSGKLPPSQRIKWRKDSALHDGSDIHMDMVGGYYDAGDNVKFNFPMAFTMSMLGWSVVEFGDLMGSELQNALEAIRWGSDYFLKATKHPNIVVAQVGNPIADHDCWERPEDMDTPRTSYFVSQNRPGSELSAEIAAALAASSMAFRKTDPHYSNLLLIKAMQVFDFANKYRGSYNNSVGAGACPFYCDISGYMDELIWGAAWLYKASNKPNYRDFVKANIQSMGNLDEFGWDCKHAGINVLVSQWAMADASSRDLFIPNADKFICSLLPSSPTKSVSYSKGGLLFKPGGSNLQHTTALSFLLIVYARYMQSAKKTVTCGNEVADPARLINLAKSQVDYILGKNPLGMSYMVGYGAKYPKKIHHRGSTLPSVNMHPQHIQCREGDQYFKSEKPNPNILTGAVVGGPAEDDSFQDSRYNVGQSEPTTYINAPFVGLLAYFNKHTIS; encoded by the exons ATGTCGTCAAAAGTGTTATTGTTGGTAACAATGACAATGATGATAGTGATTGTCACAATGACAAGGGCAGCTTCAATTAACTATGCAGAAGCATTAGCAAAGAGCATCTTGTTTTTTGAAGGTCAGAGGTCTGGCAAGTTACCACCTTCTCAACGCATCAAATGGCGGAAAGACTCTGCACTTCATGATGGCTCAGACATTCAT ATGGATATGGTAGGTGGATACTATGACGCTGGCGACAATGTGAAATTCAATTTTCCCATGGCATTCACAATGAGCATGCTAGGTTGGAGTGTCGTAGAATTTGGAGATCTGATGGGTTCAGAGTTGCAAAATGCATTGGAAGCAATCCGGTGGGGAAGTGATTATTTTCTCAAAGCCACAAAACATCCTAATATAGTTGTGGCACAAGTTGGCAATCCCATTGCCGATCACGATTGTTGGGAGAGGCCAGAAGACATGGACACTCCTCGAACCTCGTACTTTGTTTCTCAGAACAGGCCAGGTTCAGAACTCTCTGCTGAGATTGCTGCCGCACTTGCAGCATCTTCCATGGCTTTTAGGAAAACTGATCCTCACTATTCCAACTTGCTTCTCATTAAGGCTATGCAG GTATTTGACTTTGCAAATAAATATCGTGGATCTTATAATAACAGCGTCGGTGCGGGAGCATGCCCCTTCTACTGTGATATTAGTGGCTACATG GATGAGTTGATTTGGGGAGCAGCATGGTTGTATAAAGCCAGTAATAAGCCCAATTATCGGGATTTTGTGAAAGCAAACATCCAATCCATGGGCAATCTTGATGAATTTGGATGGGACTGCAAGCATGCTGGCATAAATGTGCTTGTTTCGCAG TGGGCGATGGCTGATGCATCCAGTAGAGATCTTTTCATTCCTAATGCAGATAAATTTATATGCTCTTTGTTGCCGAGTTCCCCTACCAAATCTGTCTCGTACTCTAAAG GTGGACTTCTATTCAAACCTGGAGGAAGTAACCTACAACACACAACAGCTCTGtcatttcttttaattgtttatgCACGTTACATGCAATCTGCGAAGAAAACAGTAACATGTGGGAATGAAGTTGCCGACCCAGCTAGGCTCATAAATCTTGCAAAAAGTCAG GTGGATTACATATTGGGAAAGAACCCACTAGGAATGTCATACATGGTAGGGTATGGAGCCAAGTACCCTAAGAAGATACACCACCGAGGTTCAACTTTACCATCTGTGAATATGCACCCACAACATATCCAGTGTCGTGAGGGAGACCAATATTTCAAATCAGAAAAACCCAATCCTAACATTCTAACAGGGGCTGTGGTTGGAGGACCTGCTGAAGATGATTCTTTTCAGGATTCGCGCTATAATGTTGGTCAATCAGAGCCAACAACATACATCAATGCTCCTTTTGTTGGTCTTTTGGCTTACTTCAACAAGCATACTATTAGTTAG